In the Flavobacterium sp. 90 genome, CTCTGTCTGAGCTGCTGCTCACAACTGTTACCTGATTTCCTGACGCAATAAGTTTTTGAGCCAATGGTTTTCCTATATTTCCTAATGAACCTAAAATTGTAATTTTCATAGCTTTATTATTTTTTTATTATCTGAAACAAAGGTATATTTGTACTTACTTTTATACAAGTACTTACCCTAAAGTATGCACAAATGACAGCGATTAAAGAATCTTCTACTATTCAGGAAAATAAGCAATATGCCTTAGAAAAATGCCCAGTAACCTATGTTATGGAAAAAATTGGCGGCTATTGGAAACCTATTATTATCTATCATCTTTCCGACGGAAGTAAACGCTATAGCGAATTAAAAAGAGCGATTCCCGCTGTGACCGAAAAAATGTTGATTCAGCATTTAAAGCAGCTCGAAGCTGATAATCTTGTTATTAGAGAAGCCAAACCTGTTGTTCCGCCGTATGTAACTTATCGTCTCAGTGCAGCAGGAAATGGTTTAATGCCCGTTATAGAGGCAATGGCAATATGGGCTTTTAAAGATAAAGAAGATGGGTTTAATGACACTTCATCTGGACTGTAGTTTTTATATAAATTGGTATAGAAAATCAGTCCACTATAATTTTACTTTTGCTTAAAAATTTATTCAAATGAAGAAAGTATTAGTTTTAAATTCAAGTGCCAGAAAGCAAAATTCTAAAAGCAGAAAACTTACCGAAGTATTTACAGATCATTGGAAAAGCATCCAAAATAATGCTCTTATTAATTATCGTGATTTAGGCGAAAGTCATGTTCCTCATATCAACGAAAATTGGATTGCAGCGGCTTTCAAACCTCAAAACCTGAGATCTTTGCAAGAAGTTGAAGCTTTAAAAACAAGCGACGAATATATTGCTGAATTACGCGAAGCCGATGTAATTGTAATTGGTGCTCCAATGTACAATTGGTCAATTCCAAGTAGTTTAAAAGCTTATATTGATCAGGTCTTAAGAGTTAATGAAACGTGGAAACTAAATCCTGAGAATATTCAGAATCCATATATTGGTTTACTTCAAAATAAAACTGTATTTCTTTTGCTTTCAAGAGGCGCTCAAGGTTATGAAAAAGGAGAATATAACGAGCATATGAATTTTCAAAGCAACTATCTAAAAACCGTTTTCAATATTATTGGTATTACCAACATTCATATGATTGCCGTAAACGGAGAAAGTTTTGATCCCGAAAAATATCAGGAATCTATAAATAATTCGCATCAAGCGATAAGAGATTTGATCGAAAAAGAATTGAATTAATTTTATTGAACACGAATTTCACTAATTTTCACTAATTGAAATGATTAAAATAGTTTGTGAAATTAATTTCACAAACGAATTAGTGCAAATTCGTGAAATTCGTGTTTAAATTATTATTTTAATCTGTTTGATAAATGAACCGCTGTCAATTCAAAACCGTTTTTTAAATATACTTTTTGGGCTGTATTATTCGTAAAACCAGTATCCAGAACTACAGCTTCTTTGCCAAGCGAAATAGCTATTTCTTTTATGTGATTTAATAATTGAGTCGCAAAACCTTTTCCTCTGTAATTTTCAAGCGTACACAAATCATCAATATAAATGATATTTCCGCTGTGCAAAGAAGTCATAACACGATATCCGGCAAAAGCAACAACTTTATCTTTATCCATGATTCCAGCGATGCTGTACTTTTCGTTTTGCATCATTTCTGTAATCGTCGCATTCCAGTTGTTTTTATTCAAATGTGGTCTTAATACATACGCTACATCCCAACATTGTTCGATTTCTTGTGTTGTTTCGATTTTTTTAATCTGATAAATAGACTCCATAATTCTGTGTTTTTTATACAAAATTAGAACAGTAATCAGAATGTAAAATACCCCAATTCTAAAATCGATAGTGGTCCAGAAGTCTTATTGAAGTACGTTTTTGAGGATTGCTAAAGCTTTTTCCATTTCATTTTCTGTCAAGGAAGCAAAACCCATTCGTATTGCATTTGGAGAGAAATAATCGTTTTTATAAAAAGTCCCGTTATTAATAGAAAGTCCTTTTTTACCAACTTCATCAGCCATTTTTATTAAATTAATTTTCTCCTTAAAATTTGCCCAAACTGCCAATCCGCCTTCAGGAATTCTAAAGTCAATTTCGTTTTTAAAATCAGAAGTCAGAATTTCGCAAAAATGATTTCGGCGTTGTTTGTAGATTTTTAATGATTTTCTAAAATGCCTGTCCATTTCTCCATTTTCGAACATAATAGCAAAAGCTTCTTCCAATAATGTATCGCCTTGTCTGTCAATCATTTTTCTTAAAGATGCCGTTGCTTCAATAAAAGCGGAAGGTCCAACCATAAAACCAATTCGCAAAGCAGGCGCAAAAGTCTTTGAAATTGAGCCAATATAAATCACATTCTGATTGTGATCAATACTTGCCAGTGGCAAATAAGGCTTATTATCATAGTGAAAATCAAAATCGTAATCGTCTTCTATAATCGCAAAACGATATTCTTTAGCAAGATTCAGCAGCTTTAATCGGCGTTCCATACTCATCGTAACGCCAGTTGGGCAATGATGATGCGGAATTATATATACGGCTTTAATTTTTTTATGTTTCAGAATTTCCTGCAAATAATCAACATCCATTCCGTTATCATCTATGGGAACTCGTTCTAAATTTGCTCCACAGTATTTAAACGTATCATCGGCAGTTGCAAAACTTGAAACGCCGACAACTATAGTATCATTTGGATTTAAAATTAATTGAGACGCAAGATAAATTCCCATTTGGCTGCCTTTTGTAATGATAATATTTTCGGGCGAAACCACTAATCCACGTGTATTTGAGAGATAATTACAAATCGCAATTCGAAGATTTTCAGATCCTAATGTACTTCCATATTTCAGGAAGTTTTTGCCATAAAATTTTCTGGATAAACTTCTATATTCACGCATCAATTGATCTATTGGTGCCAAGCGAACATCGGGAAAACCATCGTCTATAACAATTGGATCTTTATGAATGTTTTTACCGTAAGAGTTTATTTCTTTCTCAAAAGTATTGGTCCAGATAAAACCTTCCTGAAACTGCTTTTTATTAGTTTCCGGTAATTTTACTTTAGAAATTATAGGCAATTTCGAAAGTACAAAAACACCTTTCCTATCTACAGATTCTGCCCAACCCTGACTAATTAATTCTTCGTAAGCCAATTTGACCGTATTTCTATTAATGCCTATGAGTTCTGATAAAACACGCGAACTT is a window encoding:
- a CDS encoding helix-turn-helix domain-containing protein, which produces MTAIKESSTIQENKQYALEKCPVTYVMEKIGGYWKPIIIYHLSDGSKRYSELKRAIPAVTEKMLIQHLKQLEADNLVIREAKPVVPPYVTYRLSAAGNGLMPVIEAMAIWAFKDKEDGFNDTSSGL
- a CDS encoding NAD(P)H-dependent oxidoreductase, coding for MKKVLVLNSSARKQNSKSRKLTEVFTDHWKSIQNNALINYRDLGESHVPHINENWIAAAFKPQNLRSLQEVEALKTSDEYIAELREADVIVIGAPMYNWSIPSSLKAYIDQVLRVNETWKLNPENIQNPYIGLLQNKTVFLLLSRGAQGYEKGEYNEHMNFQSNYLKTVFNIIGITNIHMIAVNGESFDPEKYQESINNSHQAIRDLIEKELN
- a CDS encoding GNAT family N-acetyltransferase, which translates into the protein MESIYQIKKIETTQEIEQCWDVAYVLRPHLNKNNWNATITEMMQNEKYSIAGIMDKDKVVAFAGYRVMTSLHSGNIIYIDDLCTLENYRGKGFATQLLNHIKEIAISLGKEAVVLDTGFTNNTAQKVYLKNGFELTAVHLSNRLK
- a CDS encoding PLP-dependent aminotransferase family protein, whose amino-acid sequence is MLPYKTLIIVDRESSVTLYIQVCNTFISLITNGTLKPSDALPSSRVLSELIGINRNTVKLAYEELISQGWAESVDRKGVFVLSKLPIISKVKLPETNKKQFQEGFIWTNTFEKEINSYGKNIHKDPIVIDDGFPDVRLAPIDQLMREYRSLSRKFYGKNFLKYGSTLGSENLRIAICNYLSNTRGLVVSPENIIITKGSQMGIYLASQLILNPNDTIVVGVSSFATADDTFKYCGANLERVPIDDNGMDVDYLQEILKHKKIKAVYIIPHHHCPTGVTMSMERRLKLLNLAKEYRFAIIEDDYDFDFHYDNKPYLPLASIDHNQNVIYIGSISKTFAPALRIGFMVGPSAFIEATASLRKMIDRQGDTLLEEAFAIMFENGEMDRHFRKSLKIYKQRRNHFCEILTSDFKNEIDFRIPEGGLAVWANFKEKINLIKMADEVGKKGLSINNGTFYKNDYFSPNAIRMGFASLTENEMEKALAILKNVLQ